In Sphaeramia orbicularis chromosome 5, fSphaOr1.1, whole genome shotgun sequence, the genomic stretch GTTTGTCCATTATCTGCACCAGCTGCTTTTCTCTTGCGTACGTTCTTAAATGTTGGGAGTGGATATTCATGGTGgtcctgtgtgtgtttgcagtcaCTCTGGTTGAGAGCAGCAGCGCCCCCGGTGGTCTGGAACTGGTCAGCTCCTATCAGACCAACAGGGTGGGAGACCCCATGGACCTGGTGGCTCTGGCAGCACAAGTACAGAAGGTGTGGACTCGAACCAGTAAAAGGAAATGCAGATGGCAGCCATATTCACCGCTGTACCCTCATATTCTAtttataatgtgttaattttctcAGGGAGATGATTTTATCAAAGCTAACGCCTGCAACAAGCTGACAGTCATCGCCGATCAGATCAGATACCTACAGGAACAGGCGAGAAAGGTAAGAGCATCAGCAGAACCGCCTCAAATGTAACAAGAGGATGTCCAAACGGGCTCCCAGTTCAGGCGTTTTCTTCTGTCCTGGAAGGTTTTGGAAGAGGCTAAAAGAGACGCTGACCTCCATCACGCTGCCTGTAACATCGTGAAGAAACCAGGGAACATGTACTACCTCTACGAACGGCCGTCAGGACAGAAATACTTCTCCATCATCTCTCCTAAGGTTTGTTTTCAAGGTTCAgatacatttttcaaggtcaaattcaagcacttttaagggtcaatttcacatttttccagcacaacaCCTTATCACTGCGGTCaaatacatacagtcatggaaaaattattagaccacccctcattttcttcaatttcttgttcattttaatgcctggtccaactaaaggtccatttgtttggacaaatacaatgaaaacaacaaaaatagctcatagtagtttaatttcagagctgatatctatccatttaacatgttttcttgataaaaaaccaaatcacttcagttcttacaccaatagctatgacaaaaacagtgtttcagacattccatgttttcatttctgtctgtttagtcacatgatacacacaggagtaagtgctggattgcataaccattgtttttgatgacttttgatggtctaatcatttttttttcgcgactgtatgtacaggaatacatatactcataatttatttattttttttaactttttatcacagcgatgtacattgtattatggtGTAAacgtctaaaattatgtttcagaatagcaaaaagtttagaaattaaaggagaaaaaagggaagctacttggtgttcttcagataCTCTGTAAAAATGTACCTAgagttgacctgagaacacccaCTAATGTTCcgtttgacataaagttttatttttcagaatgtaTCACCTCTGTCAGTAGCTTTGGCATTTAACCTGGTAGAGTTAGtatgaaaaataagtaaatcACATCAGTTATAACtgcaagcacttcaactaaaattcaagcacttttcagacattgaaaacacactgaaattcaagcattttcaaggatttcaagcaccataTGAAccctgttgtttttttatgtattattaatattatgtcAATAACATCAAACTCAGATGTTATGTCACTGACTTAACTTCAGTAGTTACAAAATGCCGTCAGAGTTTTAGTTTCATAACATTCTCCTCCTGTGAACAACACGTGTAGGTCTGAccaacagctgtgtgtgtgtgtgtgtgtgtgtgtgtgtgtgtgtgtgtgtgcgtgcgtgcgtgcgtgcgtgcgtgtgtggtgTTCAAAGTTCATGTAACTGAGGACGTGATAGAGAAGCAGCAGCTGAAACAGCCAGTTCACATTGGATCTGACCGGTAGATTAGTACGATTAGATTAGTTCAATTATAGTGACAATGAGAGAGAAAAGATTTTCAGAAAATACCAACATTGAAtgaaatacagcaaaataaaaaaaccaaaaaaacaacaacatacattTAATGAAACAAAGTTTAACAAATGCTTCAGGAAACATGACGTTGTGCGGTGTCATATGTTGTTTGACCCTCAGGGCTACCGTATCTCTGAACTATGTGCAAGTACAAACCGGTTTCCTCTTGTTCTTAGAgtcagaggatcagaaccagaatcctttattaatcccagaggaaaatgttgttttacagttgttCCGTACAATAAAAattagcaggaaagaaattataaaTACTACAAAGAAATACATAAAACTTAAGTAGTAACACTCCACAATTAGAACAGCGTAATTGTAGAATATTTATTTCTGATCTTTTTTCAGTGGCAGGTTTTGTACAGGTAGTTGAAATCCTTCAAAcggcttgaatttcaatgttgtgttttcaaggtctgaaaagtgattaaattttagtttaagtgcttgaaagggTTTGCAATTCTGTGAGTTATTTATTTTCAacattaactcaagccaaagctacttacacagaggtaatacattttaaaaaataaaacttcgtTACAAAATAAAATTCCCagatgttctcaggtcgactccaggtacagttTTCCTGAGTGTGTCTGGAAAAACACCAAGtgacttccctttttttggataaaactttgtgttctcctttaatttgtaaactttttgctataatgaaacataattttagacacttgcagcataatacaatgtacattattgtgaaaaaattggGAAAACTGAGtgtgtatgtattcctgtagatatgtattttacctcaGTGATAAGACGCTGTgcaggaaaaaaacataaaaatgacccTTACTTATTGTGTACGAACCCTGCAGTTGTGATCCCAGACTGATTTATATGAGACACTTAATTCTCTAATTCTCCGTCTTACGCATAAACATCTGGTTCTGTTTCAGGAATGGGGTCCCAGCTGCCCTCATGTTTTCGTCGGTGCCTTCAAACTCCAGCATGACATGTCGTGGACGCCCGTGGACGAGGTGGAGAAAAGGGACGCAGAAATCGCCATCATGGACAAACTGCTGAGCCGGCAGACCGCCTTACCGCCGTATTCAGAACCCAACTTCAAAGGCCTGAACGAATGACGGACCCCTGGACCCGGACTGAACGAGTTTTATAAAAACGGCCATTTTAACTGAAGTCATTTTTATCAGAGCGTCACAGAGCACTTAAGTTTACGTACGTCTTACAGATTTCCGTAGCGTGGAACCCTTAACCCAGGTTCTTTGTGTCACCTGTTTGTGGACAATAATGTAAAATCAAATCTGAACTTTTTGGCTCAAGACGCCTTTATTACTGATAGTTCTAGTAATGGAACTAAAGAGTTAAGAGTCCTGTGGTGTTTATGTGGAAACAAACTGAAGTTATATTTACATTCAGTGTTTCCCACTGTCTTTAAGGCTTTACATTACGGCTGTTTTTAGACATAAAACGGTCACAAAATCACGAAGATATTAAGACAGTTTTCAGATGCAGCTGCTTTATTTACTCCAGAGTTCCAGTTTGTTTACCATCGCCCCGAATATCTCAACAAACGTCAGCTAAAGGTTCAACTTTCCAAACAAAAGGTGATTTCATCATCTAGTAATGCTTTGAAATGCTCAAAAGTTATAATATTGATTAATGGTAAGGATAATATCAGGTTcaatttgttatttttgcttccatgTATATTTTGATATTTGAGATGTTTTCAGTTTAACTTCTTCCAGTTTCAAAACCTACTTTCAGTGTCAGATCCATTTTCTGTTTTCAGATCTTCAAACAAAGACACACGAAGGAAATCAATGTGCAGTTTGTGAATTTATTCATAATTTGCCTTTCATTTACAAGCAGTaacattttattcaatattttgtcATGAAAATTGCAGCAACACATTAAATTCAGTAACATTATTTGCAATTATCCAACttcaattatttaatttttagttGAAATAAAGCTGTATTCAAGTGACAAATGTGATAGTTCTGTGAAATGTCTCATTAAATACCTGTCATTCGGCTACTTCCTGTCAGCTGTCGGTGACTTCCTGTCCTGTAACCATCAACAGGAATGAGCTGATGTGCGGCAGAAGTTGCCAGTTGTCTGTTGCTATGTTGAAGTGCACGGCGTCTTCCTCAGGCCTGATCTTCAGCAGCGTGTGAGAACGTGGTGGGAGGAAGATCAATACTTTGAGTTCGTCTTTATCACTGGGATGTGAAACGAGGTACGGCAGGAAGTGTTTCTGCACCAACTCGGAGAGGGCGTCCGTCTGCAGACGGCAGCAGAACAGACTCGTAGCGCTCTCTGCTCCGTCCTTCTCTTCGCAGTCGGTGCTGATTTCGTCCCATAATCCGTCAAACACCTTCAGTTTGGCGTTTCGTCCCCAGGTGGTCGGCGCGGGCAGAGACGTGAAGGTCTGCTGGAAGGTGATGTGGACGTCTGGGAGGACCGTGTGCCAGGAGAGTCCGTCCTGCGTGGTGAAGACGGCGCTGACGTGGAGCGCGGTCGGGTACGGCTGCCGAGGCTTCAGTCTGAGCTGCACGACAGGAGACGGACGCGCTCTGAAGAGACACGGCGCCGTGAGGTCGCTCAGCTCCTCGTAGTGGTCGTCCGTCAGGCTGAAGTGCAGGCGGACGCTGAAGAGCTGGTCGAAGCGAGCGTCCGAATCCTCTGTGTGGACCAGCTGGTAGTTTAGGACGATCTCAGAGACGAAGTCCCGACGGTCAAACTGAGCTCTGTACGCCTCCAGCGCCGTCTCGGGTTGATCTGGACCATCATCACCCCCTCCCACATCAGTGTCCTGCGTCCTGTGCGTCTCCACCAGATTAAATATGCGTTTGTCCGTGTGATGGACGGTCAGAACGCTCACCAGCCCCTCGCTCTCGGCCACGATTCCAGACAGCGTTCGCTTCTTGACCTCCCGTCCTTCCAGAGCCGCACCTTGCGCCAACATCCCTGCCAGTTTCTCCCTGGACAGAGTAGTGAGGAGGGTGTAGTAGAGGCGGGCGTGGTCCTGGATGTCCGTGTCTCCGTAACGGCAGGCGAGGTGCTGCAGGACATCAGCCAGAGGGATCAGCAGCGAGTCCAGGCTCGGGTGGACGAGCAGGCGGCGGCAAACGGCTAGGACGCTGTTCCCCAAACGCCAGTTGCCATTGACGCACAGCGACGAGGATGACGGAGTGACGATGCTGGACAGGAAGCGGAGGGTGGTCTGCTGGGGGATGTCGCCCTCCTCCGCCACCCGCCCCAGCATCTTCAGGTGCCAGCTGAGGTCGTGCAGGGTCAGTTTAGCCAGAGGCCCCTCGGTGATTCCTCTCTGTAAAGCTTTGAGGAGTCCCAGAGTCCAGGTGGATTCTGGGAGCCTGTCCTGGGTCTGGTCGGCCAGGTTGATGAGGTGGGGGGCCAGGTGGGCGTGGTGGAGGTACAGGTCACACAGCAGCTCCGTCAGCCGGTCCGAGTAACGCTGCACGTGGCAGAAGTAGAACAGAAACAGGAAGGCGGCTCGGAAGAAAGTGGTCACAACGTCTCGGCTGCCTCCGTTCTCCACGATGCGGATCAGAGAAACCAGGTGTTCATACAGGTAGGCCAGGCcccgcccctcctcctcctccccgttCTCCAGGTACACCAGGGACAGCAGGTTGAGGCGGGCCAGCATCGAGGCGCTGTCGTTGAACACCGTCGGCACCAGCGCCGCCGCCAACCGGGGCGTCAGCAGCACGGGCGGGCCTTCGTCGCCGTCTCCGCAGCTGATTGGTCGGTTCTCAGGGAAGTGCAGGATGCAGTCCATGTAGAACAGCTTCTCGGGCGTGGTCAGCAGGGGATGCTGGGAAAGGACAACCAGGCGTTTGAGCATGAACGCCTCATCCTCTGCGCTGAACAGACAGTCAGTGAACGCACTCTTCATCAGCAGAGTGGTGTGAAGAAGACAaacctggaaacacacacacacacacacacacacacagttcactTCTAAATCACAAAAAcagtttcacatttttttttatcctcagtAGTTACGAAAGAAGCTTATAGTTTCATCTACAATCGaatgattattttaatttattttatttacttgatcaattaaaatataaaattttttaaaagccTCAACATCTTGTTTATCTCATGAACTATAGCAGAGGTGTCAAATATACGACCCACGGACCAAAACAAGGCcatcaaaggttctaatctggcctgtGAGATGGATTTGCGAAGTgccaaattacactgaagatgttaacagtcaaagtCAGTCATTTAGTTACAAATaccaaactccaaaattgtatcaatattttgcctgaaactaaatattttgtgcctttgtagattcacTTTTATCTCTAAtccacgtgtataaatgataacttgagactaatactgttaaaattgcacttatttttcttaagaagttaggttttttcatgttaaacatttttttgtgaacaaaaagtttgaaaatgacaacattttcagaatttaattttacttaGAGGATTATTTATACgtcattatactattattttactggtccggttgATCTTAGATTGGGCTGTActatgaactgaactaaactgagacTGACACCCCTGAACCACagaatacatacatataaaagtATGAGTGAAAAGCACATAACAGCATTTCCAACGTGATATCataaattgcgtaaatatacacgccacttttaattggcatgttatctgtacacattgtaagctttccgtgtgtatgttcctgctgtgtcaaataccacgcgaTTAGCGATTACATTTAAGTTTAGGTTTAGGAGTTACAAATATGTAAATctgagatcttggcataaattgacacacaatccaatggcattgaataacacacaaaacgATGAAAATACGTACATATATCACGCCAATTACCATAACAACTGCTGTTACATAtaatgcaatttcatgagatgaGTCTGGCATGTCATACAAACCTCGGTGGTTCCAAGAAGTCGCAGCAGCTGAGCTCTGAATACGACAGGAGGAATTCCTGGTACCATGGCAACCACCTCTATGAGTCTGTGGAGCAGAGCGGACTGACACAGTGGGGTGAGCAGGTACGACTCCTCCAGCAGCGACGACAGCACTGAGCGCAGCTCTTTACAGTCCGGCCCCGTGTGCAGGGTCGGCACCGAACCCATGGGACCCAGGACCAGGGACCACAGTGCACCCGAGTCCTGGTCCTTCAGCTGACCTGAATGCTGGTCCGCTTCACATGCGATGGAAGCGTTTCCATCCAGAACGGCTTTAAGCTGCTTTGCACCAGCTCCTGGTTCCTGTGTGAGCTGATAAACAGCGTTCCTTAGGACCAGAGTGTGGAGTTCTGTGTACACCTGGTGAAGCCTGGACGTCTCTCGTTGGCGAAGCCCGCTCAGAAGCTCCAGACGCTGGGACAGAAGGCCAGGACAACAGGCCTCCAGCTCCCTGAGGCAGTCACAGGCCGTGGCCCGAACAGAGCGAACGGCGCCGTCAGCGTGGAGGTCAGTGGTGTCCTGGACGAGCTGGAGGAGCAGGTCCAGGAAGTCCTGACACGCACAGGAACGCTGGTTCACACAGTTAGTACAGACCAGCACAGAGGTGATGGCCAGGAGGAGGTGACAGCGAAAATGGACGCACTTGGGAGGAGACTGGGCGAAGACGGACATGAGCTCCAGGACCGTCTCCTCACCCACAGAGTCTGAAGGACACAGCAGGTGTGGGTGTTCACACAGAGGGGACAGAAGgaggacctgaggacagaccaaggtttttatcattaacaaaaactaacgaaatgacgaaaactagaattgaaaaaacatttttgttaactaaaataaataaaaactataattaaaagaaaaaaaacaataactaactgaaactgtattgtgtgcttacaaacctAAC encodes the following:
- the LOC115418993 gene encoding uncharacterized protein C1orf50 homolog translates to MDRTVSLLDQHSKTPVTLVESSSAPGGLELVSSYQTNRVGDPMDLVALAAQVQKGDDFIKANACNKLTVIADQIRYLQEQARKVLEEAKRDADLHHAACNIVKKPGNMYYLYERPSGQKYFSIISPKEWGPSCPHVFVGAFKLQHDMSWTPVDEVEKRDAEIAIMDKLLSRQTALPPYSEPNFKGLNE
- the LOC115418985 gene encoding AP-5 complex subunit beta-1-like translates to MAVNWTERIPAFGRSPSRFLSGTTAETFLAELLRELRDDRASYNVKVLLLSPLCEHPHLLCPSDSVGEETVLELMSVFAQSPPKCVHFRCHLLLAITSVLVCTNCVNQRSCACQDFLDLLLQLVQDTTDLHADGAVRSVRATACDCLRELEACCPGLLSQRLELLSGLRQRETSRLHQVYTELHTLVLRNAVYQLTQEPGAGAKQLKAVLDGNASIACEADQHSGQLKDQDSGALWSLVLGPMGSVPTLHTGPDCKELRSVLSSLLEESYLLTPLCQSALLHRLIEVVAMVPGIPPVVFRAQLLRLLGTTEVCLLHTTLLMKSAFTDCLFSAEDEAFMLKRLVVLSQHPLLTTPEKLFYMDCILHFPENRPISCGDGDEGPPVLLTPRLAAALVPTVFNDSASMLARLNLLSLVYLENGEEEEGRGLAYLYEHLVSLIRIVENGGSRDVVTTFFRAAFLFLFYFCHVQRYSDRLTELLCDLYLHHAHLAPHLINLADQTQDRLPESTWTLGLLKALQRGITEGPLAKLTLHDLSWHLKMLGRVAEEGDIPQQTTLRFLSSIVTPSSSSLCVNGNWRLGNSVLAVCRRLLVHPSLDSLLIPLADVLQHLACRYGDTDIQDHARLYYTLLTTLSREKLAGMLAQGAALEGREVKKRTLSGIVAESEGLVSVLTVHHTDKRIFNLVETHRTQDTDVGGGDDGPDQPETALEAYRAQFDRRDFVSEIVLNYQLVHTEDSDARFDQLFSVRLHFSLTDDHYEELSDLTAPCLFRARPSPVVQLRLKPRQPYPTALHVSAVFTTQDGLSWHTVLPDVHITFQQTFTSLPAPTTWGRNAKLKVFDGLWDEISTDCEEKDGAESATSLFCCRLQTDALSELVQKHFLPYLVSHPSDKDELKVLIFLPPRSHTLLKIRPEEDAVHFNIATDNWQLLPHISSFLLMVTGQEVTDS